A stretch of the Photobacterium sp. CCB-ST2H9 genome encodes the following:
- a CDS encoding extracellular solute-binding protein has product MKKWSAFLASAACAATLVSGSVNAANEELVFMNWGPYISTELREQFTKETGIKVIYSTYESNETMYAKLKAHPEGYDLVVPSTYFVAKMRDEGMLQKIDKSKLTNFKNLDKNYLNKPFDPNNEYSIPHVLGITGLAVNTEMYNPADFDSWEDLWDPKYRGQLMLMDDTREVHHIALKILGYSGNTTDPKQINEAYEKLKELMPNVLVFNSDNPAAPYMAGEVGLGMLWNGSAAAAQREGLPIQLVWPKEGGIYWVDNLSITSNAKNVDAAHKMIDFLLRPDVAAKISEETGYLTGVAASNAKYKDNPTLFPPQEELDRGEFQNAVGDANILYEENFLKLKAGQ; this is encoded by the coding sequence ATGAAGAAGTGGTCCGCGTTTCTGGCCAGCGCCGCATGTGCCGCTACACTGGTATCCGGTAGTGTCAATGCAGCCAATGAAGAATTAGTCTTTATGAACTGGGGTCCGTATATCTCAACGGAATTACGTGAACAGTTCACTAAAGAAACGGGCATTAAAGTCATCTATTCGACTTATGAGTCGAACGAAACCATGTATGCCAAACTGAAAGCACACCCGGAAGGTTACGATCTGGTGGTGCCATCAACTTACTTCGTTGCCAAAATGCGCGATGAAGGCATGCTGCAGAAGATCGACAAATCGAAACTGACGAACTTCAAAAACCTTGATAAGAACTATCTGAACAAGCCATTTGACCCGAACAATGAGTACTCTATCCCTCATGTTCTGGGGATCACTGGCCTTGCGGTTAACACTGAAATGTATAACCCTGCTGATTTTGACAGCTGGGAAGACCTGTGGGATCCGAAATACCGTGGTCAGCTGATGCTGATGGATGACACCCGTGAAGTGCATCACATCGCATTGAAGATTCTAGGTTACTCAGGCAATACAACCGATCCTAAACAGATCAACGAAGCTTACGAAAAACTGAAAGAGCTGATGCCAAATGTTCTGGTCTTCAACTCTGACAACCCAGCTGCGCCATATATGGCCGGTGAAGTTGGCTTAGGCATGCTTTGGAATGGTTCAGCGGCGGCTGCGCAGCGTGAAGGACTGCCAATTCAATTAGTATGGCCAAAAGAAGGTGGTATTTACTGGGTAGACAACCTGTCGATTACCAGCAACGCGAAAAACGTGGACGCTGCGCACAAGATGATCGACTTCCTGCTGCGCCCGGATGTTGCCGCAAAAATTTCAGAAGAAACCGGTTACCTGACGGGTGTTGCTGCTTCGAATGCGAAGTATAAAGACAACCCGACATTATTCCCGCCACAGGAAGAACTGGATCGCGGCGAGTTCCAAAACGCCGTCGGCGATGCCAATATTCTGTACGAGGAAAACTTCCTGAAACTGAAAGCTGGCCAATAA
- a CDS encoding extracellular solute-binding protein, whose protein sequence is MMTGGVFAMSLVSSAALAADNELYFYNWSEYIPADVLEDFTKETGIKVIYSTYESNESMYAKLKTYGSGYDLVVPSTYYVSKMRDEGMLHKIDKSKLSHFKDLDSNFLNKPFDPNNDYSIPYIWGATGIGVNTDTVNKDEIKGWSNFWDSKWQGQLMMMDDAREFFHIALRKLGYSANTKNPEEIKAAYEELKKLMPNVLLFNSDFPANPYMAGETSLGMLWNGSAYMARQEGAPIEIIWPKEGAIFWMDSLAIPAGAKNVEAAHKMIDFLLKPENAAKIALEIGYPTPVAAAKDKLPKSFVDNPSVYPPQEVLDAGEWQDSVGDAVTLYEEYFQKLKAGQ, encoded by the coding sequence ATGATGACCGGCGGTGTGTTCGCCATGTCGCTTGTTTCCAGTGCGGCGCTGGCAGCAGACAATGAACTGTATTTCTATAATTGGTCTGAGTATATCCCGGCTGACGTGCTGGAAGACTTTACCAAAGAAACCGGTATCAAAGTGATTTACTCGACCTACGAGTCGAATGAATCAATGTACGCAAAATTGAAGACCTATGGTTCTGGCTATGATCTGGTTGTGCCTTCAACTTATTACGTCTCTAAGATGCGTGATGAAGGCATGCTGCACAAGATTGACAAATCAAAGCTGAGTCATTTTAAAGACCTGGATTCAAACTTCCTGAATAAGCCTTTTGATCCGAATAACGACTACTCTATCCCCTACATTTGGGGTGCAACCGGCATCGGTGTGAATACTGATACGGTCAATAAGGACGAAATCAAAGGCTGGAGTAATTTCTGGGACAGCAAATGGCAAGGCCAGCTGATGATGATGGACGATGCGCGTGAGTTCTTCCATATCGCATTACGTAAGCTGGGCTACTCAGCCAATACCAAGAATCCGGAAGAAATTAAAGCAGCATATGAAGAGTTGAAAAAGCTGATGCCAAACGTATTGCTTTTTAACTCAGATTTTCCGGCAAACCCATATATGGCTGGCGAAACCTCTCTGGGTATGCTGTGGAATGGTTCAGCCTATATGGCTCGCCAGGAAGGTGCACCCATTGAAATCATCTGGCCGAAAGAAGGTGCGATCTTCTGGATGGACAGCCTGGCGATTCCGGCTGGTGCGAAGAATGTTGAAGCAGCCCATAAAATGATCGACTTTCTGCTCAAGCCAGAAAATGCAGCGAAAATTGCGCTTGAAATCGGTTATCCGACCCCGGTCGCAGCAGCAAAAGACAAACTGCCCAAATCCTTTGTCGACAACCCTAGTGTTTACCCGCCACAGGAAGTGCTGGATGCCGGTGAATGGCAAGACAGTGTCGGTGATGCTGTCACCCTCTATGAAGAATACTTCCAGAAGCTGAAAGCTGGTCAGTAA
- the cobB gene encoding Sir2 family NAD+-dependent deacetylase has protein sequence MHFPYRNIVILTGAGISAESGIKTFRDQDGLWENHRIEDVATPEGYQKDPVLVQSFYNQRRRQLESGTVKPNAAHIALARLEQELDGKVTVVTQNIDNLHELAGSHQVIHMHGELLKAQCSQSGQTIDWSGDISLDDCCHCCQIPAPLRPNVVWFGEMPQGMDKIYAALTEADLFIAIGTSGSVYPAAGFVHEAAMHGAHTIELNLEPSIIESEFEEKRYGPASQIVPQLVEELLAADSV, from the coding sequence ATGCATTTTCCCTATCGAAACATTGTCATTCTCACTGGAGCAGGGATTTCGGCTGAGTCTGGCATCAAAACTTTTCGGGATCAGGACGGACTTTGGGAAAACCACCGTATTGAAGATGTTGCAACTCCGGAAGGTTACCAGAAAGACCCGGTTTTAGTTCAGTCATTTTATAACCAACGCCGCAGGCAGTTAGAAAGCGGAACGGTAAAGCCGAATGCGGCTCATATCGCGCTTGCACGTCTGGAACAAGAGCTGGATGGCAAGGTTACGGTTGTGACGCAAAATATTGATAATCTGCATGAATTGGCTGGCAGTCATCAAGTCATTCACATGCATGGTGAATTACTGAAAGCACAGTGCAGTCAGAGTGGGCAGACGATTGACTGGAGCGGCGATATTTCTTTGGATGATTGCTGCCACTGTTGTCAGATTCCGGCACCTTTACGACCAAATGTGGTTTGGTTTGGTGAAATGCCGCAAGGCATGGATAAGATTTATGCCGCGTTGACTGAAGCTGATCTCTTTATTGCCATCGGAACATCTGGCTCTGTATATCCGGCAGCCGGATTTGTACATGAGGCTGCAATGCATGGTGCTCATACCATCGAGTTAAATCTGGAACCGAGTATTATCGAGAGTGAGTTTGAGGAAAAGCGCTACGGGCCCGCATCTCAAATTGTGCCGCAGCTGGTTGAAGAGTTACTGGCAGCTGATTCTGTTTAA
- a CDS encoding outer membrane beta-barrel protein, which yields MKQKALALLVSTMLASPAALAVTLEKGTQEFGLQGSLDLDYIDDYLFILNTSYGYFLTNDWELGGVLDVNMSDSMKTFQIGMFTEYNFTNSTDWVPYLGAAAQVANLSANADEDVDFDIEDVTALNIKLAAGLKYFINQHVALSAEVNYNIATDDINVTKDGVEDSFTRFIFGTRFYF from the coding sequence ATGAAACAAAAAGCATTGGCATTATTGGTCTCAACGATGTTAGCCAGCCCGGCTGCACTTGCAGTAACCCTGGAAAAAGGTACGCAAGAGTTTGGTTTACAAGGTAGTTTGGACCTTGATTACATTGATGATTACCTGTTCATTTTAAATACCTCTTACGGATACTTCCTGACTAACGATTGGGAACTGGGTGGCGTACTGGATGTCAATATGAGTGACAGTATGAAAACATTCCAGATTGGTATGTTCACTGAGTACAACTTTACCAACTCCACCGATTGGGTACCCTACTTAGGTGCTGCAGCTCAGGTTGCAAACTTGTCTGCAAATGCTGATGAAGATGTCGATTTTGATATCGAAGATGTCACCGCCTTGAATATCAAACTGGCTGCTGGCCTGAAATATTTCATTAATCAACACGTTGCTCTCAGTGCTGAAGTGAACTACAACATCGCAACAGATGATATCAATGTGACCAAAGACGGTGTGGAAGACAGTTTCACCCGGTTTATTTTCGGTACACGATTCTACTTCTGA
- a CDS encoding MmcQ/YjbR family DNA-binding protein: protein MKSTNDWAAFIDQHLLSQPGAVIDYPFGPEPTVYKVAGKMFAWVAVRENIPVLTVKATPADVEFLVGEFPSITPGYHMNKRHWITVRMDGQIQSGMLEQLASASYQLVVSGLSKAQQNTLKLK, encoded by the coding sequence ATGAAAAGTACAAATGATTGGGCTGCTTTCATTGACCAGCACCTTTTGAGCCAGCCTGGTGCAGTGATTGATTATCCATTTGGGCCTGAGCCAACGGTTTATAAAGTGGCCGGGAAGATGTTTGCCTGGGTTGCTGTGAGGGAAAATATCCCCGTTCTGACCGTGAAGGCAACGCCGGCAGATGTGGAATTTTTGGTGGGAGAGTTCCCCTCCATTACCCCCGGATACCATATGAATAAGAGACACTGGATAACGGTTCGTATGGATGGTCAGATCCAGTCTGGCATGTTAGAGCAGCTTGCTTCAGCATCCTATCAACTGGTTGTCAGCGGATTAAGTAAAGCGCAGCAAAACACGTTGAAATTGAAGTAA
- a CDS encoding transglycosylase SLT domain-containing protein, with protein MKYAMPLLVLSFQLLTGCESLSVTNTETVNQEEQTLLQLALNHAHCQINHDVIEGRYLATGLPADYTPPSLPELSLMKEASLWDRFARESNINVPNDRRVKYYRNWYLQRPLHIKTVSQRAEPFLYYLYENVKARHLPVELALLPFIESAFDPYAYSHQGAAGLWQMTRATGKSFGLRINNEYDGRLDIVASTNAALDLLEYLYDRFNGNWLHAIAAYNSGESRVRKAIRQNKKLGKPTDFWALDLPKETAHYVPKLLALSQLLKEQHQFSMPLAFIPNRRVMTTITVTHQMPLKQIAEDAGMSGKTLSLFNPAYAAGLTLQREESTLLIPRKQLEHFFQQSDVLQYIKQKYSIHHIEPGDSLYQLATLNNTSIGTLKQINQLASSKIHAGQRLLIPIP; from the coding sequence ATGAAATATGCGATGCCGTTGTTAGTGTTGTCATTCCAGTTACTGACCGGGTGCGAAAGCTTGTCAGTGACAAACACAGAAACAGTGAATCAAGAAGAACAAACCTTACTGCAATTGGCTCTGAATCATGCGCATTGTCAGATTAATCACGATGTGATTGAAGGACGCTATCTTGCGACGGGTTTGCCCGCAGATTACACTCCACCTTCCCTGCCCGAATTATCGTTGATGAAAGAAGCCAGTTTATGGGACAGATTTGCAAGAGAGAGCAACATTAACGTCCCCAATGACCGTCGTGTCAAATATTACCGGAACTGGTACCTTCAACGCCCTTTGCACATTAAAACAGTCTCCCAACGCGCCGAACCTTTTCTCTATTATCTGTATGAGAATGTTAAAGCACGACACTTGCCGGTTGAATTAGCTTTATTGCCTTTTATTGAAAGCGCGTTTGACCCTTACGCATACTCACATCAGGGCGCAGCAGGACTTTGGCAAATGACCAGAGCAACCGGAAAATCTTTTGGCCTTCGAATCAACAATGAATATGACGGACGGCTGGATATTGTGGCATCAACCAACGCCGCACTGGATTTGCTTGAATATCTGTATGACAGATTCAACGGTAACTGGCTTCATGCAATTGCTGCCTATAACAGCGGAGAAAGCCGGGTACGTAAAGCGATACGACAAAATAAGAAACTGGGTAAACCAACAGATTTCTGGGCATTAGATCTCCCGAAAGAAACAGCACATTACGTTCCGAAGTTACTCGCACTCAGCCAGCTACTAAAGGAACAGCATCAGTTCAGTATGCCACTCGCCTTCATTCCCAACAGACGGGTCATGACAACAATCACAGTCACACACCAAATGCCGCTGAAGCAGATTGCTGAAGATGCCGGTATGTCCGGAAAGACGCTGAGCCTGTTCAATCCGGCTTATGCTGCAGGGCTGACGCTCCAGCGCGAAGAAAGCACTTTGCTGATACCACGCAAGCAACTGGAGCACTTTTTTCAGCAGTCAGACGTCTTGCAATACATCAAACAAAAGTACAGCATTCATCATATTGAGCCGGGTGACTCGCTTTACCAGCTGGCGACACTGAACAACACTTCAATCGGCACCCTCAAACAAATCAATCAACTGGCGAGCAGCAAAATCCATGCAGGTCAGCGCTTGTTGATTCCAATCCCCTAG
- a CDS encoding DUF3581 domain-containing protein produces the protein MFLNSYFAEQNGSYSFSREQASHFAKRVAGDFNPIHDADNKRFCVPGDLLFSVMLAKTGLSQKMRVEFAGMITDGIALTINTKSATDLSLVDDKGKEYLHVIRDGEITHNTKLIETVTQNYVKFSGMNFPHIMVPLMESEQVMINPVRPLVIYESMELEFSRLDLDAPQVELTDSIIETDGKRGSVTLAFSFKENGEVVGEGRKKMLMSGLKPYSQEDINDLVDRFNARKAAYLAA, from the coding sequence ATGTTTCTAAATTCTTACTTCGCTGAACAAAACGGTAGTTATTCTTTTTCTCGTGAACAAGCCAGCCACTTTGCCAAAAGAGTTGCCGGTGACTTTAACCCGATTCACGATGCTGACAACAAGCGCTTTTGTGTTCCTGGCGACCTGCTCTTTTCCGTGATGCTGGCAAAAACTGGATTAAGCCAGAAGATGCGTGTGGAATTTGCCGGAATGATCACCGATGGTATCGCACTGACTATCAACACCAAGTCAGCAACCGATCTGTCACTGGTCGACGACAAAGGAAAAGAATACCTGCATGTGATCCGTGATGGTGAGATTACCCACAATACAAAACTGATCGAAACAGTCACCCAAAACTATGTGAAATTCTCCGGGATGAACTTTCCGCATATCATGGTGCCACTCATGGAGTCTGAACAGGTGATGATCAACCCTGTCCGTCCACTGGTGATCTACGAAAGCATGGAGTTAGAATTTTCACGTCTGGATCTGGATGCTCCTCAAGTCGAACTGACTGACTCCATCATCGAAACCGACGGCAAGCGTGGCAGCGTCACACTAGCCTTCAGCTTTAAAGAAAATGGTGAAGTGGTTGGCGAAGGCAGAAAGAAAATGCTGATGAGCGGCCTGAAACCATATTCTCAGGAAGACATTAACGATCTGGTTGATCGCTTTAATGCCCGTAAAGCCGCATACCTGGCTGCATAA
- the rsgA gene encoding ribosome small subunit-dependent GTPase A has protein sequence MTTLISQPIHALQELGWKPYFQQQLSLQEWETCKPARVSAVHKSRIDVLTEQGLLSLPMLPAMPALAVGDWLLVSETNAYMRLLDRYSRFQRKAAGSKVAEQLIASNIDTVFIVCSLNQDFNLSRIERYLALAHQAGVEPVIVLSKADCVEDPAPFMEQVRQLDSMLLIEAVNGLDPDSVAKLSAWCGKGKTIAFLGSSGAGKSTLVNTLLSANAQLTGSIREDDSKGRHTTTARSLHLMAEGGLLLDTPGMRELQLADCSEGLSVTFNDIEALAETCRFSDCSHRQEPGCAVQEAIINGDLDERRLRNYHKLNREIAFNSASIAEKRAKAKQIGRYHHAIQTSNRKHKNRV, from the coding sequence ATGACAACACTTATTTCTCAACCCATACACGCTTTACAGGAACTGGGCTGGAAACCTTACTTTCAACAACAACTTTCCCTGCAAGAATGGGAAACATGTAAACCTGCACGTGTCAGTGCCGTCCATAAGAGCCGTATTGATGTTCTTACCGAACAAGGCCTGTTATCGCTGCCCATGCTACCGGCAATGCCGGCACTCGCCGTGGGAGACTGGCTTTTAGTTTCAGAAACCAACGCCTATATGCGCTTACTTGATCGTTATTCGCGCTTTCAGCGAAAAGCTGCCGGCAGTAAGGTGGCTGAGCAACTAATCGCCAGCAATATCGATACTGTATTTATCGTCTGTTCACTCAATCAAGATTTCAATCTGAGCCGAATTGAACGTTATCTTGCTTTAGCGCATCAAGCCGGTGTTGAGCCTGTCATCGTGCTGTCGAAAGCCGACTGTGTTGAAGACCCGGCACCATTCATGGAACAAGTCCGTCAGCTTGACAGCATGCTCCTGATTGAAGCCGTGAATGGACTTGATCCGGACAGCGTTGCCAAATTGTCAGCCTGGTGCGGCAAAGGAAAAACAATCGCTTTTCTCGGTTCATCTGGCGCCGGTAAATCAACACTGGTCAATACACTGTTATCTGCAAACGCTCAGTTAACGGGAAGTATTCGTGAAGATGACAGTAAGGGACGTCACACGACAACAGCCCGTTCCCTGCATCTTATGGCTGAGGGCGGTTTGCTTCTGGATACACCGGGTATGCGAGAGCTTCAGCTGGCAGACTGCAGTGAAGGTCTTTCCGTAACGTTTAATGATATTGAAGCACTTGCGGAAACATGCCGCTTCAGCGACTGTTCACATCGTCAGGAACCCGGCTGTGCGGTACAGGAAGCCATTATCAATGGCGATCTGGATGAGCGACGGCTGCGGAACTACCACAAACTGAACAGAGAAATTGCATTCAACTCTGCATCCATTGCGGAGAAACGTGCAAAAGCGAAACAGATTGGCCGCTACCACCACGCGATACAGACAAGCAACCGAAAACATAAAAACCGAGTATAA
- a CDS encoding BCCT family transporter, which produces MHTTKQPGADKLISVLTIGFLSLFLIAAIADLSWVSSAIQTLFGQATTAFGHFWQWFMLLNFILAVVLALLPLGQVRLGNSLKPEIGQFRWTAMIMCTLLAGGGVFWSAAEPIYHFVTTPPVFEGVQAGQAAAVAPALSQSFLHWGFLAWAVLGTLATIVLMYAHHQKGIQLRPRALLYPLLGDRLENHWIGSVIDACSIIAVAAGTIGPIGFLASQLGYSLHVVAGLGDSVMTQVGLLAVVVTIYSLSAATGMDKGLQWLSRFNVIVAVFLLAVMLVAGPTGFIFEQFSQAMSVYIQHLPEMSLTQTSPDWNAWWTWFFWGWFIGFAPMMAIFIARISVGRSIRELVMTVAIGAPLVTHFWFSVLGGSGIYFELTQPGAISGPLNEGGLPAVLLATLAQLPFSDWLIPAFLVLTTTFVVTTGDSMAYAIAMVTSGKNEPAASHRLFWAIAMGCVAAVLVMAGDGGLNALQSFIVITAVPVSFLMVLTLLTGPQAAVRLYREKHQSVNSVNKEAQCANLR; this is translated from the coding sequence ATGCATACCACCAAACAACCAGGGGCTGATAAATTAATTTCAGTTCTAACGATTGGCTTCCTGAGCCTGTTCCTGATCGCGGCAATCGCGGATCTGTCCTGGGTATCTTCAGCGATTCAAACACTCTTTGGTCAAGCGACCACCGCATTTGGACATTTCTGGCAATGGTTTATGTTGCTGAACTTTATCCTCGCGGTTGTGCTGGCTCTGCTGCCATTGGGCCAGGTCAGACTCGGGAATTCCCTGAAACCAGAAATCGGTCAGTTCAGATGGACAGCAATGATTATGTGCACATTGCTGGCTGGTGGCGGGGTGTTCTGGTCGGCAGCTGAACCCATTTATCATTTTGTGACCACGCCACCTGTTTTTGAGGGAGTCCAAGCGGGGCAGGCAGCAGCGGTTGCTCCGGCACTAAGTCAAAGTTTTCTGCACTGGGGATTTCTTGCCTGGGCTGTGCTGGGAACACTGGCGACGATTGTGCTGATGTATGCGCATCATCAAAAGGGCATTCAGTTGCGTCCCAGAGCATTACTTTATCCGTTGCTGGGGGACCGGCTGGAGAATCATTGGATTGGATCTGTGATTGATGCCTGTTCGATCATTGCAGTTGCAGCGGGGACCATCGGGCCGATTGGTTTTCTGGCTTCGCAACTGGGGTACAGCTTGCATGTGGTTGCCGGACTGGGTGACTCGGTGATGACGCAAGTCGGTTTATTGGCGGTTGTCGTCACCATCTATTCTCTGTCGGCAGCAACAGGTATGGACAAAGGTTTGCAGTGGCTCAGCCGGTTTAATGTCATCGTCGCTGTTTTCCTGTTGGCTGTGATGCTGGTGGCCGGTCCTACCGGATTTATTTTTGAACAATTCTCACAGGCAATGTCTGTGTACATTCAACATTTGCCTGAGATGAGTCTGACTCAGACTTCCCCTGACTGGAACGCATGGTGGACCTGGTTTTTCTGGGGGTGGTTTATCGGATTTGCACCGATGATGGCGATTTTTATTGCCCGTATTTCAGTCGGTCGCAGTATTCGTGAGTTGGTGATGACGGTTGCGATTGGTGCCCCTCTGGTGACGCACTTCTGGTTTTCCGTGTTGGGTGGTTCAGGGATTTATTTTGAGCTGACGCAACCAGGTGCAATCTCTGGTCCGCTGAATGAAGGGGGATTGCCTGCAGTATTGCTGGCGACACTGGCGCAGTTACCTTTCAGTGACTGGTTAATTCCGGCATTCCTGGTACTGACGACGACTTTTGTCGTGACAACCGGTGATTCAATGGCCTATGCCATTGCGATGGTGACTTCAGGGAAGAATGAACCTGCGGCCAGTCACAGATTGTTCTGGGCAATTGCTATGGGATGTGTTGCCGCTGTGCTGGTGATGGCTGGTGATGGCGGATTAAACGCACTCCAGTCTTTCATCGTGATTACAGCGGTGCCGGTTTCTTTCCTGATGGTTCTGACATTGCTGACGGGTCCGCAGGCCGCAGTGCGGCTTTATCGTGAAAAACATCAGTCTGTGAACTCTGTGAACAAAGAAGCGCAATGCGCAAATCTTCGTTGA
- a CDS encoding Gfo/Idh/MocA family protein encodes MKIGIIGLGDIAQKAYLPVITQWPGIELAFCTRNPGVLKQIAQTHRIHDAVTDYRELAGLGVDGVMIHSATASHFEIAQFFLNQGIPVFVDKPLSDTYAECESLYNLAETKQLPLFMGFNRRYLPLIQPHLSEKVMQEQLLEIRWQKHRLNQPGDARTFVFDDFIHPLDSVNLKGNVQAEDLQVITQQLHGKLARLDVAWQIDQTIHQASMNRINGVTAEQVTLNFENQTLHFDSLATGTGWTDGAESKLTLPDWTPMLESKGFTAMIAHWLDVVSHGRMDQTLIQRNLNSHYLAEMICKKLGQ; translated from the coding sequence ATGAAAATTGGCATCATCGGGCTGGGCGATATCGCTCAGAAAGCTTATTTGCCTGTGATCACGCAATGGCCGGGTATTGAGCTGGCTTTTTGTACCCGAAATCCAGGGGTACTGAAGCAGATTGCTCAGACCCATCGTATTCATGATGCAGTGACGGACTACCGCGAGCTGGCGGGGCTGGGAGTTGATGGTGTGATGATCCACAGCGCGACGGCCTCTCATTTTGAAATCGCACAGTTTTTTCTGAATCAAGGGATTCCGGTCTTTGTCGATAAGCCGCTGAGTGACACTTACGCGGAATGTGAATCCTTGTATAACCTTGCAGAAACGAAGCAATTGCCTTTGTTTATGGGATTTAACCGGCGATATCTGCCTCTGATTCAACCTCATCTGAGCGAAAAGGTAATGCAAGAGCAGTTGCTGGAGATACGCTGGCAGAAACACCGGCTGAATCAGCCCGGAGATGCCCGGACTTTTGTATTTGATGACTTTATCCATCCGCTTGATAGCGTCAATCTGAAAGGAAATGTCCAGGCAGAAGATCTTCAGGTGATCACTCAGCAATTGCATGGGAAGTTAGCCAGACTGGACGTCGCATGGCAGATTGATCAAACCATTCATCAGGCATCAATGAACCGGATTAATGGTGTCACTGCAGAGCAGGTGACCCTAAACTTTGAAAATCAGACTCTCCATTTTGATTCACTGGCGACCGGGACCGGCTGGACTGATGGCGCAGAAAGCAAACTGACGTTGCCGGACTGGACGCCAATGCTTGAGAGTAAAGGTTTTACCGCGATGATTGCGCATTGGCTGGATGTTGTTTCACATGGAAGGATGGATCAAACGCTGATTCAGAGAAACCTGAATTCTCATTATCTTGCTGAAATGATTTGCAAGAAGCTGGGGCAGTGA
- a CDS encoding helix-turn-helix transcriptional regulator — MQYTEEDRKVLYETWMSYKAKMRVTQIEMAKKLGVSQLFFSDILRGSLPLEHRFVSQFCQYMGVDPVLTIPSLREQIGGTLPNTVTLTNTYIVDGNIKNVRYSGNQIVVEYEHNVTTH; from the coding sequence ATGCAATACACAGAAGAAGACAGAAAAGTCCTGTATGAAACATGGATGAGTTACAAGGCGAAGATGCGGGTGACACAAATTGAAATGGCGAAAAAGCTGGGCGTCAGTCAGTTGTTTTTCTCCGACATTTTGCGGGGCAGTTTGCCGCTGGAACATCGTTTCGTCAGTCAGTTTTGTCAGTATATGGGGGTTGATCCGGTGTTGACGATTCCTTCTTTGCGGGAACAAATTGGCGGCACATTACCGAATACGGTGACGCTGACCAATACCTATATTGTTGATGGTAATATTAAAAATGTGCGTTATAGTGGCAATCAAATCGTTGTTGAATATGAACATAACGTGACAACGCACTGA